In Eulemur rufifrons isolate Redbay chromosome 29, OSU_ERuf_1, whole genome shotgun sequence, one DNA window encodes the following:
- the TFPI2 gene encoding tissue factor pathway inhibitor 2 isoform X1, with the protein MDPARPLGLLLLPLLLRGAALGDAARAATGNNAEICLLPLDEGPCRAQVPSYYYDRYTQSCRQFMYGGCEGNANNFETWEACDEACWRIEKVPKVCRLEVSENLCGESIEDYFFNLTSMTCEKFLFGGCHPNENRFPDEATCMSFCAPKKSPSFCYSPKDEGLCSANVTRYYFNPRHKACEAFTYTGCGGNENNFVNKKDCKHVCAKALKKEKNKKMPKLLFASRRLKIQKKQF; encoded by the exons ATGGACCCTGCTCGGCCGCTGGGGCTGCTGCTCCTGCCGCTGCTCCTGAGGGGGGCTGCGCTGGGCGATGCCGCTCGGGCGGCCACAG GAAATAACGCGGAGATCTGCCTCCTGCCCCTGGACGAAGGGCCCTGCCGGGCTCAAGTTCCCAGTTACTACTATGACAGGTACACGCAGAGCTGCCGCCAGTTCATGTACGGGGGTTGCGAGGGCAACGCCAACAATTTCGAAACCTGGGAGGCCTGCGATGAAGCCTGCTGGAGGATCGAGA aAGTTCCCAAAGTTTGCCGGTTGGAAGTCAGCGAGAACCTGTGTGGGGAATCCATAGAAGACTATTTCTTCAATCTAACTTCCATGACATGTGAAAAATTCTTATTTGGTGGCTGTCACCCAAATGAGAACCGGTTTCCAGATGAAGCTACCTGTATGAGCTTCTGTGCaccaaagaaaa GTCCATCATTTTGCTACAGTCCGAAAGATGAGGGACTATGCTCTGCTAATGTGACTCGCTATTATTTTAATCCAAGACACAAAGCCTGTGAGGCCTTCACTTACACTGGCTGCGGAGGGAATGAAAATAACTTTGTTAACAAGAAAGATTGCAAACATGTTTGTGCAAAAG ccttgaagaaggaaaagaataagaagaTGCCAAAGCTGCTTTTTGCCAGTAGAAGGCTGAAAATTCAGaagaagcaattttaa
- the TFPI2 gene encoding tissue factor pathway inhibitor 2 isoform X2, producing the protein MDPARPLGLLLLPLLLRGAALGDAARAATGPCRAQVPSYYYDRYTQSCRQFMYGGCEGNANNFETWEACDEACWRIEKVPKVCRLEVSENLCGESIEDYFFNLTSMTCEKFLFGGCHPNENRFPDEATCMSFCAPKKSPSFCYSPKDEGLCSANVTRYYFNPRHKACEAFTYTGCGGNENNFVNKKDCKHVCAKALKKEKNKKMPKLLFASRRLKIQKKQF; encoded by the exons ATGGACCCTGCTCGGCCGCTGGGGCTGCTGCTCCTGCCGCTGCTCCTGAGGGGGGCTGCGCTGGGCGATGCCGCTCGGGCGGCCACAG GGCCCTGCCGGGCTCAAGTTCCCAGTTACTACTATGACAGGTACACGCAGAGCTGCCGCCAGTTCATGTACGGGGGTTGCGAGGGCAACGCCAACAATTTCGAAACCTGGGAGGCCTGCGATGAAGCCTGCTGGAGGATCGAGA aAGTTCCCAAAGTTTGCCGGTTGGAAGTCAGCGAGAACCTGTGTGGGGAATCCATAGAAGACTATTTCTTCAATCTAACTTCCATGACATGTGAAAAATTCTTATTTGGTGGCTGTCACCCAAATGAGAACCGGTTTCCAGATGAAGCTACCTGTATGAGCTTCTGTGCaccaaagaaaa GTCCATCATTTTGCTACAGTCCGAAAGATGAGGGACTATGCTCTGCTAATGTGACTCGCTATTATTTTAATCCAAGACACAAAGCCTGTGAGGCCTTCACTTACACTGGCTGCGGAGGGAATGAAAATAACTTTGTTAACAAGAAAGATTGCAAACATGTTTGTGCAAAAG ccttgaagaaggaaaagaataagaagaTGCCAAAGCTGCTTTTTGCCAGTAGAAGGCTGAAAATTCAGaagaagcaattttaa